The nucleotide sequence AGGAACACGAGCATGACCGGCAGCACGGTGACGACCGCGCCGGCCATCATGAGCTCGGTATCCTGCACGTGCTCGCCGAAGAGGCCGGCCAGCGCAACGGGCAGCGTGTAGAGCCGGTCGTCGGTCAGCACGACCAGCGGCCACAGGAAGTCGTTCCACGTTGCCATGAAAGTCGCCACCGCCAGCGTGACCAGGATTGGCCGGCACAGCGGCACGACGATCTGGAAAAAAATCCTGAGCTCGCCCGCTCCGTCGACGCGGGCGGCATCGAGAAGCGCGTCGGGAATCGCTTCGGCATACTGCCGGACGAGGAAGATCCCGAAGATGCTCGCCATCGACGGCACGATCACTCCCCAGTAGCTGTTGAGCAGTCCCATCTCGCG is from Candidatus Limnocylindrales bacterium and encodes:
- a CDS encoding carbohydrate ABC transporter permease, with translation REMGLLNSYWGVIVPSMASIFGIFLVRQYAEAIPDALLDAARVDGAGELRIFFQIVVPLCRPILVTLAVATFMATWNDFLWPLVVLTDDRLYTLPVALAGLFGEHVQDTELMMAGAVVTVLPVMLVFLLLQRYYVAGLTAGGLKG